The Microbacterium sp. SORGH_AS_0428 genome contains the following window.
TGCTGCAGGCGGGCATCGTCATCGGCTCGGGTTCCGCATCCTTCGAGATGATCCGCCACCTCACAGAGGTACTGCCGTACATGCCGGCGCCGAAGTGGGTGCGCAACCGCGTGCAGCCGATCGCGGTGCGTGACGTCCTGTACTACCTGCTGGGGGCGGCACGTCTCGCCCCCGAGGTCGACCGCGCGTTCGACATCGGTGGGCCCGACGCACCTCGCTACGGCCAGATGATGAACGGCTACGCCGTGGAAGCGGGTCTCCCGCAGCGCCCCATCGCCCCGTTGCCGGTGCTGACGCCGGGGCTCGCCTCGCACTGGGTCAACGTCGTCACCCCGGTGCCCCGCTCGATCGCGCGGCCCCTCATCGCCTCGCTGCAGAACGAGTGCGTCATCAAAGACCGTTCGATCGACGAGGTCATCCCGCCGCCGGAGGGCGGGCTGACGTCGTACCGGCGCGCCGTGCAGCTCGCGCTGGGGCGCGTGGATGCCGACGACATCGAGACGAGCTGGCAGGACGCCGAGGTCTCCGGGGTTCCCAGCGACCCGTTGCCGAGCGATCCCGAGTGGGCGGGGCGCACGGTCTACACCGATGCGCGCAGCGCCGTGACGAGCGCGACGCCTGCGGATCTCTGGAGCGTCGTCGCCGGCATCGGGGGCGAGAACGGCTGGTACTCCACGCCGATCCTCTGGGCCGTGCGCGGGTGGATGGACCGCGCGGTGGGCGGGGTGGGCCTGCGACGCGGCCGACGCAGCCGCACCCGCGTCGCCGTCGGGGACGCGATCGACTTCTGGCGGGTCGAGGCGGTGGAGCCCGGGCGGATGCTGCGGCTGCGCGCCGAGATGAAGGTGCCGGGTCTCGCCTGGCTCGAGCTCTCCGTGACGCCCGAGGGCAGCGGTTCGCGGTACGACCAGCGGGCGGTCTTCTTCCCGCGCGGGCTCAGCGGCAGGCTGTACTGGTTCGCCGTCCTGCCGTTCCACGGCTTCGTCTTCCGCGGGATGGCCGAGCACATCATCGCGGCCGCCGAAGCGCGCGAGCTCTGATGCGGGTCGTAGGCTGACCGGTATGCGTCTGGCGGCTGTCATCACCGTGTCCGATCGGTCCGCCGCGGGCGAGCGCGAGGACGCATCCGGACCCGTCGCTGTCGAGCACCTGCAGGCCGCCGGGTGGGAGTGCCCGCCGCCTCGTGTCGTCGCCGACGGGATCGACAGTGTCGAGAGCGCCCTGCGTGCGGCGCTCGCCGACGGAGCCCGACTGATCATCACCTCGGGAGGCACGGGCGTCTCTCCCCGGGACCAGACGCCCGAGGCGAGCGCGCGAGTGATCGAGCGGGAGCTGCCGGGCATCGCGGAGGAGCTGCGCCGCCGCGGCGGCGAGAGCAAGCCTGCGGCGCTGCTCACCCGCGGTCTGGCGGGAACCGCGCGAGGCGCGTTCATCGTCAACCTGCCGGGAAAGCCGGCAGCGGTCGCGGACGGGATGCCGCTGATCCTCGCCGTCGCCGACCACGTCGTCGACCAGCTCGCCGGAGGAGATCACTGATGCCCGTCGTCATCGCCCGCGTGAGCACCGAGCCCCTCGACCTCGACGCGCACCTCGCGGCCGTGGACGACGCCGCATCCGGCGCGCTCACCACGTTCGTGGGTCGCGTGCGCGACAACGACCCCGATGCGCGGACCGCGGTCGTGGCGCTCGAGTACTCGGCCCACCCGGATGCGGAGCAGTTCCTCCGCCGGATCGCCGAGCAGGCCATCGGTGACACCGGCGCGCTCGTGGCCGTCAGTCATCGCATCGGCCGGCTGGAGGTCGGCGACGCGGCGGTGGTGATCGCCGTCGCATCCGGGCACCGCGATGCCGCCTTCACCGTGTGCCGTGAGGTGATCGAGCAGATCAAGCGAGAGCTGCCGGTGTGGAAGCGCCAGGTCGAGTCCGACGGGACGACCGCGTGGAAGGGCCTGGGCGGCTGAGCTCAGCCGCCCGCGAAGGGCGGCAGCACGTCGACCACGGTGTCGGCGTCCAGCGGTGCGTCGTCGTCGCGCCGCGCCCCGGCGACGAGCACGGCGCACCGCGGCAGGATGCCGCCGAGCCCCGGGCGCTCCTCGGCCAGGGCTCGACGGAGCTCTCCAACCGTCGCCTCCGTGCGGTGCTCCTCGGCCCGCCCGGCGAGCTCCTCGGCGGCGGCGAAGTAGCGCACGTGCGCCATCATGCCTCGCGTTCGGTCACGAGACCGGTGATCTCGGCGATCGCGCGGCGCATGTCTTCCGCAGAGCCGCCGGCTCGTCCGGCCGCCAGCCCCGCCGCGAAGGTGCTCACGGGCGCCGCGGGGCGTGCGACACCGCGTGCCACGACGCCCGCCAGATCCAGCACGGCCGAGATCGGCAGGTCCTCGGGCGCGAGTCCCAGACGTTCGGCGATCTGCGCCGCCCACTCGTCGAGAGCCTCCGGCGGAAGGTGCTCGCTCATCTGT
Protein-coding sequences here:
- a CDS encoding molybdenum cofactor biosynthesis protein MoaE, with translation MMPVVIARVSTEPLDLDAHLAAVDDAASGALTTFVGRVRDNDPDARTAVVALEYSAHPDAEQFLRRIAEQAIGDTGALVAVSHRIGRLEVGDAAVVIAVASGHRDAAFTVCREVIEQIKRELPVWKRQVESDGTTAWKGLGG
- a CDS encoding DUF6457 domain-containing protein, producing the protein MSEHLPPEALDEWAAQIAERLGLAPEDLPISAVLDLAGVVARGVARPAAPVSTFAAGLAAGRAGGSAEDMRRAIAEITGLVTEREA
- a CDS encoding MoaD/ThiS family protein, which encodes MAHVRYFAAAEELAGRAEEHRTEATVGELRRALAEERPGLGGILPRCAVLVAGARRDDDAPLDADTVVDVLPPFAGG
- a CDS encoding MogA/MoaB family molybdenum cofactor biosynthesis protein, with the translated sequence MRLAAVITVSDRSAAGEREDASGPVAVEHLQAAGWECPPPRVVADGIDSVESALRAALADGARLIITSGGTGVSPRDQTPEASARVIERELPGIAEELRRRGGESKPAALLTRGLAGTARGAFIVNLPGKPAAVADGMPLILAVADHVVDQLAGGDH
- a CDS encoding SDR family oxidoreductase — its product is MTTLSSPTGHEPALRAPHREDGTTPLVLVLGATGYIGGRLTPRLLAAGYRVRVLSRDAERVRALAWGSEVDIVEGSVTDPDAMAEACDGVDVVYYLVHSMGQGKGFEDTDLAAARTVADAAAAASVSRLVYLGALHPEGVPLSPHLASRVEVGEVFLDSPVPTAVLQAGIVIGSGSASFEMIRHLTEVLPYMPAPKWVRNRVQPIAVRDVLYYLLGAARLAPEVDRAFDIGGPDAPRYGQMMNGYAVEAGLPQRPIAPLPVLTPGLASHWVNVVTPVPRSIARPLIASLQNECVIKDRSIDEVIPPPEGGLTSYRRAVQLALGRVDADDIETSWQDAEVSGVPSDPLPSDPEWAGRTVYTDARSAVTSATPADLWSVVAGIGGENGWYSTPILWAVRGWMDRAVGGVGLRRGRRSRTRVAVGDAIDFWRVEAVEPGRMLRLRAEMKVPGLAWLELSVTPEGSGSRYDQRAVFFPRGLSGRLYWFAVLPFHGFVFRGMAEHIIAAAEAREL